Below is a window of Mucilaginibacter sp. PAMC 26640 DNA.
CATAGCCATAATTGCCATTGTAACTTAGTTGCATAGGCCCGCGGCCATAATATTTCTGGCCCTTAACCGATGGGTATTCATCGCTGTCGCTGGTATATTCCAGGCTGGTGTTCTCCTCATGCAACGCCATCAGTCCGTCTGTGTAGCTGCCATTCATTCCGTGGCGGGTTTCGTGAGCGATGTGTGCAAAAAAGGCCGCCAGCTCGCGCTTATTGGTAAGGGCATCTTTTTCGGTGCAAAAGCCGCCATAATCTACTGTGTAGACACTATCGCCTTTATCCTTCGCCCATTGCTCGTTCCAATCGCCATCCTGGCGCACCGTGGTAGCCTTTCCTGTACGTTTATCCGTACGAATGAACTGGTATACCGAAACCGCCCTGCGCGTTACCTTCACTTTTATTTGCGCCAGTTCATCCACCGCTTTGATAAAAGCTTTGTAGGTATAGAATTTATTACGCTCGGGGAACAAGTCGTTAAACTCCTTTTCGGTTAAAAATTTGCTGAATGATGGGGCAGGTGCAGGCGCGGCTGAAACGGCGGGAGCCGTTTTAACGCCATTGCCGCCGCAGCTAAAACTTAAGAGGGATATGGTGCATAAACTGGCAATAGCCATTTTTGCCGTTGATTTAATAAGTTTCATGATGGCTGAACGATATATTTCTGATTTAAACACGATCTGCAAGTTTAAGTTTAAATTCGCTTTACTATTAACCGTAAAACGCACAAAGAATTGCTAACCGTTTATGATACAAAGGTCACAAAGTTTTTTATGATCCTGCCAAAACAATAAAATCTTTGTGCGCTTTGTGATTTTTCTTTGTGTTCTTTGTGGTTGAATTATCGGCTAACTACATGAAGATATATACCAAAACCGGAGACAAAGGCTACACCTCATTAATAGGAGGTACCCGGGTGCCTAAACATCACCTTCGCATTGAGAGCTATGGCACCGTTGATGAATTGAACAGCTACATTGGTTTGATTCGCGATCAGTCGATAAATATACATCATCAGGATATTTTAAAAGAGATCCAGGACAGGTTGTTTACCATAGGATCATCGCTGGCGGCAGATCCGGAAAAGTCGCGGATGGCTATTCCCGACCTCACCATCGCTGATATACAATTGCTGGAACAGGAAATTGACCTGATGAACGAATCTTTGCCCGAATTGCGACATTTTATTTTGCCAGGCGGAAGTAATTTTATATCTTACTGCCATATAGCGCGATGTGTTTGTCGCAGGGCCGAAAGGATTACGGTTCACCTTGCTGAAGAAAGTTTTGTCGAGCCGAATGTGACAGTGTATTTAAACAGGCTTAGCGACTATCTTTTTACACTGGCCCGAAAGGTGGCTCAGGACGATAAGGTGACTGAAAATCAATGGATCCCGAGGTTATAAAAAAATTACATTAAATAGTAATAATCAATTTAAAAATATAATACTTTTGCGAAAAAGGAAATTTACCCAATTAATATAAAAACATGTATTGGACACTTGAACTAGCATCGCATTTAGAAGATGCGCCATGGCCGGCAACTAAAGATGAGTTAATTGATTACGCTATACGTTCCGGAGCGCCGGTAGAGGTGATAGAAAACCTGCAGGCACTTGAAGATGATGGTGAGCCATATGAGAATATTGAGGAAATCTGGCCGGACTACCCGACTAAGGATGACTTCTTCTTTAATGAAGACGAATATTAATTGTATTAAACCATAAGTTAATGTAAGAGCTCCCTTAATAGGGAGCTTTTTTTTTAACCCTTTTTGGAATGATTTTGGTATGGCAAAGGTGTAAACATTTATTTATTACTTAAACACATACTAAAAACACAACATTATGAGAGGCTTGTTATACATCATTGCCGTTATCCTTGTTATCGGATGGGCATTCGGATTTTTTTACGCAGGTAGCGGTGGCATAATCCACATCCTATTAGTGATCGCTATTATAGCTTTAATTTTAGGTGTTATCCGCCGGGCGTAATGTTGTTTGATCAATAAAGCTCTAATACATTTAAAGTCAATGCCTTTTCTTGGAATGATCTTCGCATTGATTCAGCACAATCAACTCAAACTTTAACATTTAATCTACTAAACATGAGAAACTTATTGTACATCGTCGCCGTTATCCTTGTCATAGGATGGATCTTTGGATTTTTCGTAAACCACGCAGGCGGTTTAATCCACATTTTATTGGTAATTGCTATTATAGCGCTACTATTAGGTGTTATAAGACGAGCCTAACTCAACAAATATTAATTATTAAGCCGCTGGTATTATGCCTGCGGCTTTTTATTTATAATAGCTTCCGCAATCGCAATATCTTCAGGGAACGTGATCTTTATATTACTGTGATGCCCCTGTACAATGGTTATTTGCGCACCATTTCGCTCAACTACTGATGCATCGTCTGTAAAATAAGGGTCGAAAGTTTGCTCGTAAGCAAGCCTCAATATTTCGGACTTAAATGTTTGCGGGGTTTGTACCAGGTAAATATTATCTCTGTTCAAACTTTCCGATCTTTCTCCGAAAGTCTGCCTTACAGAATCGCGACTTTTTACGGCTACTACAGCTGAACCTTGAGTTTCTGCACAACGAAAAGCCTCGTCAATTATTGTGGGTGAGATCAAAGGTCGTACGGCGTCATGTACAGCAATTAGCACATTTTTTTCGGTAATATAGTCAATTGCGTTCTTCACTGAATGAAATCTGGTTTGGCCTCCCGCAATTAATTTATGTTTTATGACGAAATTATGTTCTTCGCACAACTGTTTCCAAAAGGAATGATAATCGGTGTGTAATACCAAAACCAGTTCAGGTTGAGCTGTGCAGGCCCTGAAAGCCTCCATTGTGTGCATAAGTACAGGTCGCCCGTTCAAAAGGATAAACTGCTTGGGCATTACCGATTGCATGCGCGTGCCGGAACCGCCGGCAACAATAACGGCGTAGGTTTTTGAGGTGAGATTTGGGATAGACGATGTGGGTTTAGAATCCATTTAGCAAGCTTGAGCGTCAAATCTAAAACAAAAAAAAGAGATACCAGCTTTTTGCAGGTATCTCCATTTTATGTGAAACTTAGTTTGTTTAATATCTAAGTCTTAGATGATCAGCATGGCATCGCCGTAACTGTAAAAGCGGTATTTCTCTTTAACTGCAACCTCATAGGCATTCATCACATGCTCGTAACCTCCAAATGCACTAACCATCATCAATAGGGTAGACTCAGGGGTATGAAAGTTAGTAATCATAGAATTCGCTATGCTGAATTCGTAAGGAGGGAAGATGAATTTGCTGGTCCAATCATTAGCAGACTTTAAAGTTTTGCCAGCTGATACAGCAGATTCTATAGTACGCATAGAAGTAGTACCTACAGCGCAAATCCGGCTTTTTCTTTCAATAGCGCGGTTTACAATTCTAGCCTGTTTTTCTTCTATAATAAATTGCTCAGAATCC
It encodes the following:
- a CDS encoding 2-C-methyl-D-erythritol 4-phosphate cytidylyltransferase, with protein sequence MDSKPTSSIPNLTSKTYAVIVAGGSGTRMQSVMPKQFILLNGRPVLMHTMEAFRACTAQPELVLVLHTDYHSFWKQLCEEHNFVIKHKLIAGGQTRFHSVKNAIDYITEKNVLIAVHDAVRPLISPTIIDEAFRCAETQGSAVVAVKSRDSVRQTFGERSESLNRDNIYLVQTPQTFKSEILRLAYEQTFDPYFTDDASVVERNGAQITIVQGHHSNIKITFPEDIAIAEAIINKKPQA
- a CDS encoding cob(I)yrinic acid a c-diamide adenosyltransferase translates to MKIYTKTGDKGYTSLIGGTRVPKHHLRIESYGTVDELNSYIGLIRDQSINIHHQDILKEIQDRLFTIGSSLAADPEKSRMAIPDLTIADIQLLEQEIDLMNESLPELRHFILPGGSNFISYCHIARCVCRRAERITVHLAEESFVEPNVTVYLNRLSDYLFTLARKVAQDDKVTENQWIPRL